ACAGCATTCTGAACTGGAGATCATAGGGCTGATGCTCTTCGGCCACCGAAAAATCGATCGCCCAACACTGGGGATGGTAGTTAACGCCATAAACACTCTCCCACAGCAGGTTGTCAAGCAGCGAATACCGAATACTGCCATACAGATCAAGGGTCATCAGCAGGGGAAGATAGCCGGTCAGGGTATATTCTTCCAGCCGGTCACGCTCATAGCGATATTCCAAGGACAGGCGATCATTGCGCGTATCATGCCATGAAGCAAGCGACGAAAAACTTTCCAGCCAGGTATCATAAGGATTAAACTCACCTTCAACCTTGCCATAGAAATACTTCCTGCTCCAGAATTCCAGCTGGGCTTCAATGTTGGAAAAATCGTCAGTGGAAGAAAACTGGTCGCCGTTCGGCTCATTAATAAGGTTGTAGGACTGGCTAACCTTGGCTTTGAGATATTGGTGATAGGTATAGCCCTCACCACTGGGGCGCGGGAATCGTCCGATGAGGCGGCTGACCAGGCCATAGGTAATGTTGTTTTGCTCATACAGGCGGTCAAGCGCGTCAAAACGCGGCAGATCACTCTGGTCCTCATCTGAAACGTACCAGTAGGTGACCGTCGGCTCGATGGTATGAAGCAACCGGTCAATCCCCAGAACCTGGGCGTCATAGACACGCTCCAGAACTGTCTTTACCTCGACGCCTGCCTCATAAAGCTCCCGGGAGGCAGTTTCTGAACCTTCATTTTCCCAGTCGGTCATATACGCTGTTTCGCGGACCCCCACACCAGGGGTCACTTCCAAAGGACCAAGGTGGAAAGGAAGGGTAACCCTTGGATAGAGATCGAAACGGTGCCCCCGATCCCCGGTTTCCCGCCAGAAATTGACGTAGCTTGCATCCAGCTGCCCATAAAACGGGCTGGTTCCCAGCTGCTGTTCAAAAGCGGTCAGGGTTATCTGGGGCAAAAGCTGCATAACTGCATCATTATGCGGCTTGACCAGCGAATCATAGTAGAGAAACTCCGCCGTCAGGTTGGCATAGCTCCAGTTTTTTGCAAGAAAGATGTTGGAACGCAGCTCGTTATCCGTCTGATAGTCCACATCATCCAGCGCATCGATAAAGGTCGCGGCAAAAGCATCGGGAAAATCATCAAGGAAGGCATTATCACTAACAAAATTCAGATGGGCACGCAACATGGCACCATTGGCAAAGTCCTGATAATGGCGGCCGGCAAATGACCAGCGGTCAACCTCCGTGTTGGGGTACAGCTCCTTGTCCTTCGCCAGATCATCATGGAGATAACTGCCTCTCACCTCCCCTTTGGCCCTTTCATTCAGCACGTAGCGGTACTCAGCGCCAATTCCAGCCCCTCGATGGCCGTAGGTATCAAGGAAAAATGTGGCATCCTGATTTTCATCAATCGCCCAGAAATAGGCATTTTTGGTAACCAGACCATCCTCCTGCCCATAGCCAAGGTAGGGGAAGAGAAGTCCGCTTTGCCGGCTGGTTTTAACAGGAAATATTCCCTTGGGCAGATAGATAACCGGCACTTCCTTGACCTTGAACACCGCACCGTCCACCACCCCATAACCGTCTTTGGTAACGTGCGCCGAATCACAGTCGATCTGCCAGGCAGCTTTGGCGGCATCACAGGTGGTCAGGATGCCCTTCTCCACCTGGTATTCATCGGGACCTAATTTGTCTATGCGGTCACCGGTGATATAGTAATTCTTCTCCTTGATGAACACCCGCCCCTGCTGAACCACACCGGTCTTGGTATCGAGATTGAACTTCAGGTAACGGCAGGCAAGGTAATCTCCCCGGTCACGCATGAGCACATTACCCCAGGCCTCAAACTCCCGCGTCCGGTTGTCGAGAATCACCCGGTCAGCCTTGAGTTCCATCGACTCCTGGGTGACCACCACCTCTCCTTGGGCGACATACCGGTTCAGGACCTTGTCGTAGAGCAGATGCCGGGCTTCAATATTGACCGTATCAGCGGCCGGCGCTCCGTCAAAAACAGCACCAGCATCAACCGGCAAGACCATCATCACCACAACCAGCACGAAAAGGAACAGCATGAAATGCGCTGCCCTCCCTTTCTCCTCATAACCTGTCGCGCTCATTAACTCTCCTCTTGCTTACCGGAAAGCCTGATTGTTTTATCGGGCTTTCATTCATTTCGGCACGGTGATGTTTCTGATCTGCCGTCTGGCACAATCGTCGCCGTTATAGCATCCGGCAAAACCCCGTACAACGTCTAAGCTTGTCCTTCCTGCAACGACAGAACCAGGTCTTTCCCACTCTGATAGGCTTCTTCAAGATATTCTGGATAGCTAAGCACATCATCGGCCCCGTCCAGCCCACGATAGAGAAGTGAACGCCAGAGCTCCGTGTCTAGGGCATCAAAGAAATAGCGGACAGTCAGCGCTGCGCCAGTGAACAACTGCCTACCCCGGGTTGCGCCAGCAGCGATAAACAACCCTTTTTTCCAGTTGCCGGGCTGATTAAAGGGCACTTTGTCAAGCCAGTATTTTTTTACCCAGCGCGACTGGAAGCGGTCCATAAAAGCCTTGGTATGACCGCTGACCGCATAAAAGAAGATCGGCGAACTTAAGATTATACCCTGGCAGCTTTCAAGCTCATCAACCACCGTCTGAAAATCATCCTTGATCACACACCGGCCGTTCTGACGGCAGCCGTAGATCTCCAGGCAGGGAGAAATTTTAAGATCCCGCAGGACAAACTCCACCACCTCTGCCCCACTGTCGCGGGCCCCTCTGACTGCCTGACCGGTCAGGCGGGCAGTATTGCCCTGCCGGCGAGGACTACCATAGAGCACGCCGATTTTCTTCATGCCCTGCTCATTTTTTATTTTTGCCACCATTATCCATCAACTGCAGTGCCTCACCAACACAATACAGAGAGCCGGTCAGAAACACCAGATCATGCACGCCTGCCCTACCCCTGGCCAGTTCCACCGCCTCGGCAATTGTTTCGGTACGGAAAACCTCCGGGCAAAACTTCTTCACCGCGACATACAGTTGTTCTGTTGAACAGGATCGGTCCAGTTGCGCCCGGGTGACAATTACTTCGGCCGCCAGTGGCGCCAAGCGCGAAACCATGGCCTCCACCCGCTTATCTTTCATTGCCCCAATCACCAGAATCAACCGGCGGCCCTCGGCCAGTTGCCGCAAGACCGGTTCCAACGCCCGCACACCATGGGGGTTGTGGGCACCGTCAACGTAAAAATCCGGCTGTTCGCCGATTTTTTCCAGCCGCGCCGGCCAGTGACTCTTCTCAAGGGCTTTACGCACCTGGTCATCATTTATGCTTAGTAGGCCTTGGTTTTGCAGCAACTCAAGGGCGCAAAGAGCCAAAGCAGCATTCTCTTTCTGATAATCACCCAGCATCCGCAGGTGGAGTTGAGGAATGCGTTTCGTCAAGCCCAGATAGCTGAAAAAGCCATCGTTTTTCTTCCGCAGGCGAAAATCACGACCGAGAAAAAACGTCGTGCCGCCCAGGGTGCGAT
The sequence above is a segment of the Candidatus Anaeroferrophillus wilburensis genome. Coding sequences within it:
- a CDS encoding LPS-assembly protein LptD, translated to MSATGYEEKGRAAHFMLFLFVLVVVMMVLPVDAGAVFDGAPAADTVNIEARHLLYDKVLNRYVAQGEVVVTQESMELKADRVILDNRTREFEAWGNVLMRDRGDYLACRYLKFNLDTKTGVVQQGRVFIKEKNYYITGDRIDKLGPDEYQVEKGILTTCDAAKAAWQIDCDSAHVTKDGYGVVDGAVFKVKEVPVIYLPKGIFPVKTSRQSGLLFPYLGYGQEDGLVTKNAYFWAIDENQDATFFLDTYGHRGAGIGAEYRYVLNERAKGEVRGSYLHDDLAKDKELYPNTEVDRWSFAGRHYQDFANGAMLRAHLNFVSDNAFLDDFPDAFAATFIDALDDVDYQTDNELRSNIFLAKNWSYANLTAEFLYYDSLVKPHNDAVMQLLPQITLTAFEQQLGTSPFYGQLDASYVNFWRETGDRGHRFDLYPRVTLPFHLGPLEVTPGVGVRETAYMTDWENEGSETASRELYEAGVEVKTVLERVYDAQVLGIDRLLHTIEPTVTYWYVSDEDQSDLPRFDALDRLYEQNNITYGLVSRLIGRFPRPSGEGYTYHQYLKAKVSQSYNLINEPNGDQFSSTDDFSNIEAQLEFWSRKYFYGKVEGEFNPYDTWLESFSSLASWHDTRNDRLSLEYRYERDRLEEYTLTGYLPLLMTLDLYGSIRYSLLDNLLWESVYGVNYHPQCWAIDFSVAEEHQPYDLQFRMLLTLNGLGSFGQ
- a CDS encoding flavodoxin family protein, which produces MKKIGVLYGSPRRQGNTARLTGQAVRGARDSGAEVVEFVLRDLKISPCLEIYGCRQNGRCVIKDDFQTVVDELESCQGIILSSPIFFYAVSGHTKAFMDRFQSRWVKKYWLDKVPFNQPGNWKKGLFIAAGATRGRQLFTGAALTVRYFFDALDTELWRSLLYRGLDGADDVLSYPEYLEEAYQSGKDLVLSLQEGQA
- a CDS encoding bifunctional folylpolyglutamate synthase/dihydrofolate synthase, with product MDFQQTLEYLYNLEHFGISLGLENISQLTAAFANPQDQLPIVHVAGSNGKGSTISFLKDLAREAGLKVGVYTSPHLRHFSERIVVDGNPITEEEIVSLTRELKPVAESIPRIVTFFDFTTAMALIHFYRCRPDLVILETGLGGTLDATNVVASPLLTIITNIALEHEEYLGNTLLAVAGEKAGILKKRTPLISGVRNRRIRDFLEGRNRTLGGTTFFLGRDFRLRKKNDGFFSYLGLTKRIPQLHLRMLGDYQKENAALALCALELLQNQGLLSINDDQVRKALEKSHWPARLEKIGEQPDFYVDGAHNPHGVRALEPVLRQLAEGRRLILVIGAMKDKRVEAMVSRLAPLAAEVIVTRAQLDRSCSTEQLYVAVKKFCPEVFRTETIAEAVELARGRAGVHDLVFLTGSLYCVGEALQLMDNGGKNKK